Proteins encoded together in one Shewanella oneidensis MR-1 window:
- the hepT gene encoding type VII toxin-antitoxin system HepT family RNase toxin — protein sequence MTIEQSQHLHQLNALAASPPEVAVLWLYGSQAKGNASEHSDWDLAVAFDPVKADSVLDTRIRAELLAMDWQRALGLAEGKLSVVDINLAPIPLAFGIINANKLIFSRDEGRRMQEESRIMSQMELDYSAQNHFIILDNAYITSLRLSLSRYQAELGELRQLLCQRPLSNLEERAAERTLQVSIEACIGIAKHWAKALAGHSPQDAYQAFEILCQRGAQPADELNGWRKVIGLRNALVHDYLNIDPEIIRSVITQGYSDRLFIFAEQGLECLSLNSD from the coding sequence ATGACTATCGAGCAGAGCCAGCATTTGCACCAACTAAACGCTTTAGCTGCAAGCCCTCCTGAGGTGGCGGTCTTGTGGCTGTATGGTTCGCAGGCGAAAGGAAATGCTAGCGAGCATAGCGATTGGGATTTAGCCGTCGCATTCGACCCGGTAAAGGCGGACAGTGTGCTTGATACTCGTATTAGAGCTGAACTGCTTGCTATGGATTGGCAAAGGGCATTGGGGCTAGCCGAAGGAAAGCTGTCTGTTGTCGATATTAATCTAGCACCTATCCCTTTAGCCTTCGGCATCATTAATGCCAACAAACTAATCTTTAGTCGAGATGAAGGTCGAAGAATGCAAGAAGAGTCACGCATTATGTCGCAAATGGAACTCGATTATTCAGCCCAAAACCACTTTATTATTTTGGATAATGCCTATATCACGTCATTGCGCTTAAGCCTTAGCCGGTATCAAGCCGAGCTTGGGGAATTGCGTCAATTACTCTGTCAGCGTCCACTATCGAATCTAGAAGAACGCGCCGCAGAGAGGACGTTACAGGTCTCTATTGAAGCTTGTATTGGCATTGCCAAGCATTGGGCTAAAGCACTGGCTGGACATAGCCCTCAGGATGCCTACCAAGCATTTGAGATCCTGTGTCAACGAGGAGCACAACCAGCTGATGAATTAAATGGCTGGCGTAAAGTGATAGGCCTGCGTAATGCACTGGTACATGATTATCTGAATATTGACCCTGAGATCATCCGCAGTGTGATCACACAAGGTTACAGCGATAGATTATTTATCTTTGCAGAGCAGGGTTTAGAGTGCTTATCACTGAATAGTGACTAA
- a CDS encoding helix-turn-helix transcriptional regulator, translating to MNTTLTSNSIIRLKTLVQLTGLSRSTIYDKLNPKSPRFDPLFPRKVCLGARAVGWYMQEVEQWLQGRRFC from the coding sequence ATGAACACAACTCTCACAAGCAATTCCATTATTAGACTGAAGACCTTGGTTCAGCTTACAGGGCTTTCGCGTTCAACTATCTACGATAAACTCAATCCCAAATCCCCCAGGTTTGATCCACTTTTTCCGCGAAAAGTTTGTCTTGGCGCTCGTGCCGTAGGCTGGTACATGCAAGAAGTCGAACAGTGGCTGCAAGGTAGAAGATTTTGCTGA
- a CDS encoding YfjI family protein → MNFSRYPNYFPISDGSFPNLSAAPLMRDAFFETFESVQAPYSMIALVQLSTISAALQGAVNVSLPINKICPPSILAITIAESGERKSTVENQYMEGLKAAQKELLIEYRSILNKYKIEKEIHDEETVRLKRRLSKEKYDEKYELALNELQAHRDAEPIKPRAPKFLYEDVTKEALLVGLNENLPNAFLASDEGGVLFKSHIMRNSPILNSLWGGGDVDISRKTLESFVVSGARLTMHIMTQSSALQNFIARSKDDMRGNGFFARAIVAFPVSLCGYRQVSEYEYSKKAIEKFNDRIKQLLLNVIAMEDYRNRITVTFSNEAKNVWLDIANDIEIKMAPGGMYECAKDHASKLPENIARVAALIHCFEHPDNFEISAQSLWLAIELLSYFSRDFMRVFCPPPKYVLNAFALCEWLNPFIASGIRYMRKNYILQCGPYCIRKKTELQAALDYLKQSNKMEEIMIGKTRVIDLFFGLEPDNAQLAENLARFS, encoded by the coding sequence ATGAATTTTTCTCGATATCCCAATTATTTTCCTATCTCGGATGGCAGTTTTCCAAATCTAAGTGCTGCTCCGTTAATGCGCGATGCTTTTTTTGAAACTTTTGAATCTGTTCAGGCTCCATATAGCATGATCGCGTTAGTTCAGCTAAGCACTATTTCAGCTGCTTTACAGGGGGCAGTTAATGTATCGCTCCCAATTAATAAAATATGTCCACCGTCAATCTTGGCAATTACGATTGCCGAATCTGGTGAGCGAAAATCAACTGTTGAAAACCAATATATGGAAGGGCTTAAGGCAGCACAAAAAGAATTATTGATAGAATACCGAAGCATACTTAATAAATATAAAATAGAAAAGGAAATTCACGATGAAGAAACAGTAAGGTTAAAAAGACGCCTATCAAAGGAAAAATATGATGAAAAATATGAATTAGCACTTAATGAATTGCAAGCACATCGTGATGCTGAACCTATAAAGCCAAGAGCACCAAAATTTCTTTATGAGGATGTGACTAAAGAAGCATTGCTTGTTGGCTTAAATGAAAACTTACCAAATGCTTTTCTAGCTTCAGATGAAGGTGGGGTTTTATTTAAAAGTCATATTATGCGAAATTCACCAATTCTTAATTCATTATGGGGTGGTGGAGATGTCGATATAAGTAGGAAGACATTAGAGTCTTTTGTGGTGTCTGGTGCAAGACTGACGATGCATATCATGACTCAATCGAGTGCATTGCAAAATTTTATTGCGCGGTCGAAAGATGACATGAGAGGGAACGGTTTTTTTGCTAGAGCTATAGTGGCTTTTCCTGTTTCTTTATGTGGCTACCGGCAAGTTAGTGAATATGAATATTCTAAGAAGGCGATTGAGAAATTTAACGATAGAATAAAGCAGTTACTATTAAATGTCATTGCTATGGAAGATTATAGGAACAGGATCACTGTCACATTCTCAAATGAAGCTAAAAATGTGTGGTTAGATATTGCTAATGACATCGAGATTAAAATGGCCCCTGGTGGCATGTATGAATGTGCAAAAGACCATGCATCCAAGTTGCCAGAGAACATTGCTAGGGTTGCAGCCTTGATCCATTGTTTCGAACATCCAGACAATTTTGAAATATCAGCACAATCCTTGTGGTTAGCCATTGAGTTGTTAAGTTATTTCTCAAGAGATTTTATGCGAGTCTTTTGTCCTCCACCTAAATATGTGCTAAATGCATTTGCGCTGTGCGAATGGCTGAACCCATTTATTGCTTCTGGAATAAGATACATGAGGAAAAATTATATTTTACAATGCGGTCCATACTGTATTCGTAAAAAAACCGAATTACAAGCCGCATTAGATTATCTAAAGCAAAGTAACAAAATGGAGGAAATTATGATAGGTAAGACTAGGGTAATAGATTTATTTTTCGGTCTAGAACCTGACAATGCTCAACTAGCTGAAAATCTGGCGCGCTTTTCATGA
- a CDS encoding inovirus Gp2 family protein: MGTDFNRNLTVLTTPQYDGLHTLSLKNGTIEEYLFNIRSVMDCVVQNYSKVFAVRVDLRFPDMFESGDTAVITRFFESLKAQLKADYQAKLRNTTDGLVHASELFYIWVKEISGRDKCHYHVCLFFNGHAYKSLGKFELDRANMYNRIHKAWASALRLDISHVQGLIHFPENAQYLLCRNQADFTYIYQDLFKRLSYFAKTDTKIYGNGNHNFGCSRVSGRLQSW, encoded by the coding sequence ATGGGTACTGATTTTAATAGGAATTTAACGGTGCTAACAACACCTCAATATGATGGATTACACACACTTTCACTTAAGAATGGTACAATTGAAGAGTATTTATTTAACATTCGCTCAGTTATGGATTGCGTTGTGCAGAATTATTCAAAGGTATTTGCGGTAAGAGTTGATCTACGATTTCCTGATATGTTTGAATCAGGTGATACAGCAGTGATCACCCGTTTCTTCGAATCATTGAAAGCCCAGTTAAAAGCGGATTATCAGGCGAAACTACGAAACACAACTGACGGTCTGGTTCATGCTAGTGAGTTATTTTACATCTGGGTTAAAGAGATCAGCGGAAGGGATAAGTGTCATTACCATGTCTGTTTGTTCTTCAATGGCCATGCGTATAAAAGTTTAGGAAAGTTTGAATTGGATCGGGCTAATATGTATAACCGTATTCACAAAGCTTGGGCGAGTGCACTAAGGTTAGATATTTCCCATGTTCAAGGGTTGATCCATTTCCCAGAAAATGCTCAATATTTACTGTGCCGTAACCAAGCTGATTTCACTTACATTTACCAAGACTTGTTTAAAAGATTAAGTTATTTTGCTAAAACTGACACGAAAATTTATGGAAATGGCAATCACAACTTTGGTTGTAGTCGTGTCTCGGGTCGGTTACAAAGTTGGTGA
- a CDS encoding type II toxin-antitoxin system RelE/ParE family toxin has translation MPQIVFTATALRDLERLREFLRSKNPPAAQRAASAIINTIRKLESYPDIGRPIDDNDFSFRELLIDFGDTGYLAMYQYDGGERLTVLCIRHQKEAGY, from the coding sequence ATGCCACAAATAGTCTTCACTGCCACTGCATTACGTGATTTAGAACGCTTACGTGAGTTTCTTCGCAGTAAAAATCCCCCTGCCGCACAACGGGCTGCCAGCGCCATAATCAATACCATTAGAAAACTGGAAAGCTATCCAGACATTGGTCGGCCTATCGATGACAATGACTTTAGCTTTAGGGAACTGCTCATCGACTTTGGTGACACGGGCTATCTGGCAATGTACCAGTATGATGGCGGCGAACGATTGACCGTGTTGTGTATCCGCCACCAAAAAGAAGCCGGATATTGA